In Miscanthus floridulus cultivar M001 chromosome 19, ASM1932011v1, whole genome shotgun sequence, the DNA window TTAATCATAAAAAAATAGGATGGAGAGAGTATTTCAATTTTCCCATAAACGTTATTATTACAGGTATCACAAATCTGTTTTATTCCAGCTGTAAATTAGACACATCCTCTGTAACATCGTGTGATCCATCCAAGCTAAAATCCATACCATGCGTCACACACCTGCGAACTAGAAAAGTTGCACACGTCGCCAAACCATCATGCACTAGCAACATCTCctcgctcgttggtttcagccagcccaaaccagccagtcaataatatttttctctcacaacaaaccagcaccagccagcccaaaccaacccaTAAacgaaccagcgaacaggccatgCCGCTTCAACCCGTGATCCAGCGGCTGCACCACCATCCCTGTCACCCCGCCGCCGCCTTCGCCTTGCCATCGCCAGACGTACCCAACAGCCCACGTGAGCGCCGAGACGCCCGCGACGCTGAGCGCGCCCGACGCGAGGAGCCCCGACGCGATGAGCACGGCGGCCAGCGCGAAGAGTATGAGCACCGGGCTGAGGATCACGAGGAGCGGTGTGACGACCGCGAGACCGGTCAGGGTTGCCGCCAGCGCGAGCCCCGAGGCGCCCAGCAGCGCGGCACCTAGCGGGACGAGGAGGGCGGCCGCGGCCACCGTGGCCGTGCGCGGGCTGGCCCGGAGCGCCGACTTGGCGTCCAGGCCCCGCATGCGTCGCAGCGGGTCCTGCCGCAGCCCGTATGGGTGGGGCTGCTGGTCGCCGTGCGTCCGCGCTGACGTCGTGGCCATGGCAACTTTGCAAGGGCCGTGACGGCCACGAGGACGAAGAGGCTTATCACTTTATATAGCCTGCAGGAGCTGGATGCCTGGATCAGTGTGACGCGACGCGTGGGGTGGGTGCATGGAGACGCACCTGACAACTGACATGTGCACGCGTGACGGCGTGAGTCTGATCATTGGGGTGTCACCGCTCAAGGCTTGCTGCTACGTGAGCAGCACACGTACCATAAAAAAAACTGATTGGCTTGAAGTTCAGTGTTGCAATGAGCTGAATAATGACTGTATAAGTTGAAAGCACAAGATACGTGAAGGTTTCATCAAGCATGGTATAATTAGCTTGTGTCGTGCAGTAACCATTTCAGCAGTATATTGCATCAATTACAGACAAAATGGAGTCACATGAATCACTGTGAAATTATTCATTTGGAGTCTGTCCGTGCATAACACTGAAGAACAGACTCGGTTAATAACTCTG includes these proteins:
- the LOC136526121 gene encoding oleosin H2-like, with protein sequence MATTSARTHGDQQPHPYGLRQDPLRRMRGLDAKSALRASPRTATVAAAALLVPLGAALLGASGLALAATLTGLAVVTPLLVILSPVLILFALAAVLIASGLLASGALSVAGVSALTWAVGYVWRWQGEGGGGVTGMVVQPLDHGLKRHGLFAGSFMGWFGLAGAGLL